The sequence GAAGTCACTGaattgtttttgtattttagttgCTCTACAGAATGGTAGAGCTGCTGAAGCTTGATTTCTTAATGGTTCTCATGCATTATAATATCTTTACTGAGGCCAAGTATGAGCTCTTATGTATTTAGAGTCACATGAATTGATAGAATGAGGAATCTGGCTAGCTAGTAGTCAATAGACGagtgagggttttttatttttctcccatccAAAACTGCACAGTAAAGCTCATCTAGGGGTAAGGTAGTGCACAGATTAgattttcccctctgcttcttttttatatatgcacacactTATCCATCTGTTTGTTTATTGTAGAAGTTTGGCTTGAAGGAAAACACCCCATCATCCCTGATCAGATCTCTAGTTCAGGCAGAACAGTGTGACAAATAACGTACTGAAGAGGTGGCATTTAATAATCTGCCTATCACACATCTCCAGTTAAACATGTAGATCCTATTTACTGTAtggaaatctgtatttttttgaagcaggagctttggaaaaaaagtgtaGATAATGGTGGGTAGATCATAACATCAGTGTGGTACTGAATTTAAGGAACTTTACTACTTGAATCTAATAGGTAGATTATAATAGGAAATCTAATAGGAAGGAGTTTTATGTTAATTTGATACCAATGTTTGTCACTCTTACTCTGGAAATTCAGGACAAAAGAAAGCTGAGAGGAAAGTTACAAGATTAAGGCTGATTAAAGGATGGAAAGCAAATAATACTTCTCAACAGGACTTAACAGGGGCTTGAGGACCCACAGAGGATGTTGGCCACTCGAGCCATTCCTCTCAGGGAACTGAAACTTCAGGAGTATTGGTATTTACTTCAGGTACTTCAGGGTACTGGCATTTAGCAGCCATGACATTCAGTGGATAGGCATGGAACTTCTGGCTGGATTTGTATGTGCTTCTAAAGATGTGGGCAATACCAGTGTTAGACCAGCTTACCTGTAACGTTACGGGACTTGCAATTAAATTTTATCCAGAATCGATAGCCAGTAGTGCTTACATTGAATACTAGATATTAAAGGGATCTGGTAACATTTCCAAGAATGAGAAATACTGGTTAAGGCAAGACATTTTGGTAAGTACAAAACTctttttgggaagaaaaacgTTTAAGGAgggattgtttctttttcatttgtttctccaTCTTTACATTGTGTTTAGCTGGCTGTTGATTTATTTACcacatagaatcacagaactgtaTAGAATTGCAGAACTGCGGAGGCTGTCCACCACAGCTCGAGCAGGTCGTGCAGGATgtatctccacagatggagacaaCACAAGCTTTCTGGGCAGCATGTCTGactgctgctctttccttttttttttttttccctaatttattttttttatttctccatatTGTGGGATTGCAATGCAGGTCTTTGAGGCTGAGACTTGCCGGTAAATTCAGTCAGATCATTACTGCCCGGGCAGACTAGATGTGAACACAATTGCTGTTGAAGTTAGGCGTGATGTGTGCTGTAAGCAGCACGTTACCCGAGGGGGCTTGTGCGGCTGAGAAGCCCCTTGCCCCAGCAGATCTCTTGCAGGGAGAGTCTCATCGCCTGTGCCGTTGGGCCGAAAGCTGTACACTAAAGTAACAGCTGCGCCTGCTATGCAGTGCACCCCGTTCGGCGTATTTTGAGTTGCAAATGGCGCCCGTGCAAGGCTCTCCCCATAGGCTGGCTGTGCGGGGCCGATTCCGGCCCCTccagccccgccggggcgggccgcTCCCGCCCAGCCCGGCCCAGCGGAGCGGGGCGCCCGGCGCGGGATGGTGGAGGCCTGGTACATGGACGAGTCCCAGGGGGACCAGCGGGCGCCCCACCGCCTGCGGCCCAACCGCGCCGtcagcctggagcagctgcGCCGCCTCGGCGTCGTCTACCGCAAGGTAAgtgcggcggggcggggggagccgccgCGGGCGGCCCGGCGCTGACAGGGGCCGAGCGGGGGCCTGGAGGCGGCGGCGCCTCAGGCCTGCCCCGACACCCGCCGGGACGGGGAGAGCCCTGCGGGCGGGGAGCAGGCCCGGGGTGGTGCTCGGCCAAGGAGCTTGGCGGCAGGTGCCGGCCGTGTCCGTGCCTGCCGGCGCTGCCGAGCCCGGGAGAGGGGGAGGCCGCAGGAGGGGCCCCGGGCCGTGTCCCTGCGGGGGTGGGCCGGGTGCAGGCAGATGCGGCGAGGCCGGCACACCTTCTGTACCTATGGCAGCTAACAGCTACCCCGGGAGTGACCTGCCCCTCCGCCGACACTCCTGACAACTCGGGTTTTTCCATGTTAGTGTCCTCAATCGCATCTGAAGCAATTGTGTCTGAATacgtttattttttttctcctgactaATTTTTAGTTGGATGCTGATAACTATGAGACTGATCCATGTCTGAAGGAGATTCGGAgagcagaaaattattcttgGATGGACATAGTAACCATACATAAAGACAAGCTTCCAAATTATGAGGAAAAGGTATGCAAGTCTTTGCTTTGAATGAGGGTCTGCAGGCTGAAGTCTACCGCTAGAGTGTGCAGCCGGCTTCTCAACACCTGCACACCCTGAGCAGGGGCACAAAGATGAGGTTTCCATGTGTAAAATACATCCTGTACTGAAGTccttaacattaaaaatacatcctgTACTGAAGTccttaacattaaaaaaagcagttttgatattattttaaaaatagcagaggcCTTTTGCTTCTGTAGATTGCCTTCCAAGGTTTTAAGGATAGTTTCCATCACTGTGTCATTTCAAAACTAAGATTCCTaccagcagagccctgctgaTGCTGACCTGTCCTCAGAGAGCCTTCCCGGGATGAAGGCAGGCAGTTGCCAGCTGGACATACGCTTCAAAAGCTGGAACATCCTAATGGCTGCTTGCAAAATACGTCTTTTCAAAGTGAATGTTAACCTTGTGGAATCGGAGGGACACATTCCCCATACAAAACGTTTTTTTACCTTGGGAAGCTGGTACCTTGGCTGTTTCATAACAGCTGAATGCAAATGGTGCCAGGCTCTCAGATGAGCCTCCTTAGAAGGAGCTTTCTCCTCCCGGCCTCCGGGTGCTGGTGTGCTGCTCTGACCTGCAACCCCGTGGCACTtccatattttcattaaatttccATTTACCAGTTTGTTTTAAGCCCTGGTTTTTGTATATGGTTTTTAAATACTGGTTTTTAAATTGATAAGAAGGTGAATTAGGTAGTAACTCAGGTTGCCTGAGTGGGCTCTGCCTGACACAAAGATGGGCCGTGATTGACAGGGCATATGGACTTTTGCTCATCTTGCTGTGCTGGGTCAGTTCTGGCTAAGGGACACCTGCGCTAGTGTGGCCCAACAGCATCCAGGCCTGAGCAGGTGATAGTACCTGGCGTTGCACTCAGCTGCTCAGGTCTAACCTGCTCAGGTTTCaccattctggaaaaaaatgagaatgttgctgctgctgcctgggaggagagagCCTACAGCTGGGGCTCACTGTGTGGGGGCAGGCGTGACACGCTCTTTGCGTCAGATTGCCATAGATGGGCCATGTTTGGCAATAACTGCATTTTCACATAGAGTTGTAGTAGCCTGTGGGGCTAATTCAACCCTACACCAGTGTAAAAGAGGGGGGATAATCTGtagctctgttttatttttgcatgtcagggaaaaaaaaggcagaaaatcatCAAACTGAACAACTGCGAGGACCAAATCCTGTGGTGGGAAGCTTTACCTGCCTATCAAACGGGTGTAAGCATTACTGTTATTCAGAGACTGGTTATGTGCAGCTATAGCTGCTGTTTCTTGTCAGAGAAATTCCTCTCTTCCAAAGGAAATGTAGCAGCCTACTTAGAAGTGTCCTGAGACAGGGTCTGTCTGGCTGGATTGGCCATTTTAACCATGTTGGTCTCATCTGTTAGTTAAATCACTGCGCAGTTATCCTCTGAAAGCCTTTGTCTGCTTTGCCA comes from Ciconia boyciana chromosome 3, ASM3463844v1, whole genome shotgun sequence and encodes:
- the ADI1 gene encoding acireductone dioxygenase isoform X2 gives rise to the protein MVEAWYMDESQGDQRAPHRLRPNRAVSLEQLRRLGVVYRKLDADNYETDPCLKEIRRAENYSWMDIVTIHKDKLPNYEEKIKTFYEEHLHLDDEIRYILDGSGYFDVRDKDDKWIRISMEKGDMITLPAGIYHRFTLDENGEAPSLPRAGGAGVTQCITA